Proteins encoded within one genomic window of bacterium:
- a CDS encoding epoxyqueuosine reductase QueH codes for MNQKDLKDKVILVHICCAPCAVGILPFLKEQGFSIIGFFYNPNIHGEKEYQKRLKDVRRLCQKENIKLEIPDYNMQEYFSAIYDYEKKHYCKIEDNSTKRCPVCYRLRLETTAKYAQKIKADFFTTTLLISPYQQQSVIWRIGIELGEHFHIPFYFRDLRKIYWEALHKAKKRGFYLPTYCGCAYSLKEKEKGKL; via the coding sequence ATGAACCAGAAAGATTTAAAAGATAAGGTTATTCTTGTTCATATCTGTTGTGCTCCTTGTGCTGTGGGGATTTTGCCTTTTTTAAAGGAGCAGGGGTTTAGCATTATTGGTTTTTTCTATAATCCCAATATTCATGGTGAAAAAGAGTACCAAAAGCGTCTTAAAGATGTGAGGCGACTTTGTCAAAAAGAAAATATCAAATTAGAGATACCGGATTATAATATGCAGGAGTATTTTTCTGCTATTTATGATTATGAGAAAAAGCACTACTGTAAAATTGAAGATAATTCCACAAAGCGCTGTCCCGTGTGTTATCGTTTGCGTTTAGAAACTACAGCTAAGTATGCGCAAAAGATAAAGGCTGATTTTTTCACCACCACCCTTTTAATCTCTCCTTACCAACAGCAATCTGTTATTTGGCGTATAGGTATAGAGCTGGGTGAGCATTTTCATATCCCTTTTTATTTTCGAGATTTAAGAAAAATTTATTGGGAAGCATTGCACAAAGCCAAGAAAAGAGGTTTTTATTTGCCAACTTACTGTGGATGTGCTTATAGTTTAAAAGAGAAAGAAAAAGGTAAACTATGA
- the ruvA gene encoding Holliday junction branch migration protein RuvA: MIAYLEGEVKIRGANFIVLVTKSGLGYLVNVPPRLISQKIARLFIYHYQTEKSESLYGFATFKERELFGKLIKISGLGPKGALALLSLYRPEEVLAFIQEGNLAKLEVAPGIGKKTARKVLAELSASEMFKQSGEEDLLEALESLGFSRQEAQKSLQYLSGKEKTLAEKVRRILKEKGKNA, encoded by the coding sequence ATGATCGCTTATCTGGAGGGAGAGGTTAAAATTAGGGGAGCAAATTTTATTGTTTTGGTTACCAAAAGTGGGTTAGGATATTTGGTTAATGTTCCTCCCAGATTAATCTCCCAAAAGATAGCTCGTCTCTTTATTTATCACTACCAGACAGAAAAGAGTGAGTCTTTATATGGATTTGCTACTTTTAAGGAAAGAGAACTTTTTGGCAAGCTGATTAAAATTTCCGGCTTGGGTCCCAAGGGGGCTTTGGCGCTTCTTTCCCTTTACCGGCCGGAAGAAGTTTTAGCTTTTATCCAAGAGGGAAATCTGGCTAAGTTAGAGGTAGCCCCGGGTATTGGTAAAAAAACTGCTCGCAAGGTTTTAGCTGAACTTTCTGCCTCGGAAATGTTTAAGCAGTCTGGCGAAGAGGATCTGCTTGAGGCTTTAGAAAGTTTAGGTTTTTCCCGGCAAGAAGCTCAAAAGAGTTTACAGTACTTAAGCGGCAAAGAAAAAACTCTTGCTGAGAAAGTGCGTCGTATTTTAAAAGAAAAAGGGAAAAATGCCTGA
- a CDS encoding DUF1704 domain-containing protein — protein sequence MERESSFAPNQPEPEKKGMQTTTALEVRTYDSQWWEEFQKIGLFEAYEFLEGNKEYRNQQKEAFLQDKIENPTFDYPHLSAEDLQRRENELLELKKKIIEQESNPVVKQAYRWKINEKIATLRMLQATLAGDMRRFRRWSEFIYGKPSSEIFAFTIGETRQEAQKILEDPEASETLKEAAENLTRLLPQVNNISLSLPEEETVTQAREASKKLLQKLIPELPELDKFDAPLIREAFTQALQRLQAEGWKVVIDEESSKTGIAVSQESQEVRIPATRKTSKEKLVALILHEIGTHVQRRLKGERSRLLLLGAGLDRYEKAEEGIATMREQITKEKIEKYAGLEGHLAISLAMGLDGQPRDFRKVFQILEALFYMRNLKRGKTPEEARKKAQSSAWTRCVRTFRGTDCKTRGACFTKDIIYREGNISIWKLVREHPEAMVKFDIGKYDPTNWRHLYILMVLGITDEDLERESQQPQ from the coding sequence ATGGAAAGAGAAAGTTCTTTTGCGCCAAACCAACCAGAGCCAGAGAAAAAAGGAATGCAGACAACTACAGCCTTAGAAGTAAGAACCTACGATTCGCAGTGGTGGGAGGAATTCCAAAAGATCGGCCTTTTTGAAGCCTATGAGTTTTTGGAAGGAAACAAGGAATACAGGAATCAACAAAAAGAAGCCTTTTTGCAAGACAAAATTGAAAACCCTACTTTTGACTACCCCCACCTCAGTGCAGAAGATTTGCAAAGACGCGAAAATGAGCTTTTGGAATTAAAAAAGAAGATTATTGAGCAAGAAAGTAATCCGGTGGTCAAACAGGCCTATCGCTGGAAAATCAACGAAAAAATCGCCACCCTAAGAATGCTCCAAGCCACTTTAGCAGGTGATATGCGGCGATTCAGACGTTGGTCAGAATTTATCTATGGCAAACCCTCTTCTGAAATTTTTGCCTTTACTATTGGAGAAACACGTCAAGAGGCGCAAAAGATTCTTGAAGACCCAGAAGCATCTGAAACCTTAAAAGAAGCCGCAGAAAACTTAACCCGCCTCCTGCCGCAAGTAAACAATATCTCCCTCTCTTTACCAGAAGAGGAAACAGTAACTCAGGCTCGAGAGGCTTCAAAAAAACTTCTACAAAAGCTTATACCTGAACTACCTGAATTAGATAAATTTGATGCCCCTCTTATCCGAGAAGCCTTTACCCAAGCCCTGCAGCGCCTCCAAGCAGAAGGATGGAAAGTGGTTATTGACGAAGAAAGCAGCAAAACAGGTATTGCTGTTAGTCAAGAATCACAGGAGGTACGTATACCTGCAACACGCAAAACCTCCAAAGAAAAACTGGTAGCCCTGATTCTCCACGAAATAGGCACCCATGTGCAACGCCGGCTTAAAGGAGAACGAAGCCGTCTGCTGCTATTAGGAGCTGGACTTGATCGTTATGAAAAAGCAGAGGAAGGTATCGCTACTATGAGAGAACAAATTACCAAAGAGAAAATAGAAAAATACGCCGGCTTAGAAGGTCACTTGGCTATATCTCTGGCTATGGGTTTAGATGGACAACCTCGCGATTTCCGAAAAGTCTTTCAAATTCTGGAGGCTTTGTTTTATATGCGCAACTTAAAGAGGGGAAAAACACCAGAAGAAGCCCGCAAAAAGGCTCAAAGTTCTGCTTGGACAAGATGTGTAAGAACTTTTCGCGGAACAGATTGTAAAACCCGCGGCGCCTGCTTTACCAAAGACATTATTTACCGGGAAGGCAATATTAGTATTTGGAAATTAGTGAGAGAGCATCCAGAGGCAATGGTAAAATTTGATATCGGCAAATATGACCCTACCAACTGGCGCCATCTTTACATTCTGATGGTATTGGGCATTACCGATGAAGACCTAGAAAGAGAATCGCAACAGCCCCAATAA
- the ruvB gene encoding Holliday junction branch migration DNA helicase RuvB produces MPEDIFKDKETQIDRTLRPKTLDEFIGQPKIKHSLAVFLQAAQQRGEPLEHLLLHGPPGIGKTTLAHIIAKELNVPIKITSGPALERVGDLAAVLSSLEEGEILFIDEIHRLRRQIEEVLYPALEEGKIDLVLGKGPSAQVMRLDLNPFTLIGATTQYASLSSPLRDRFGIVYRLGFYEPKDIETIIKRSAKILKIGIKDKAVKIIAQRSRRTPRIANRLLKRIRDFAQVENKKAIDNVLAQKALDALEIDDFGLDELDRKILEVISNKFAGGPVGINALASAVGEERATLEEVYEPYLIQIGFLNRTPKGRVVTERGLRHLQNSSLFKHL; encoded by the coding sequence ATGCCTGAAGATATATTCAAAGATAAAGAAACTCAAATTGACAGGACCCTGCGTCCTAAAACTCTCGATGAATTTATAGGTCAGCCTAAAATTAAACATAGTCTGGCTGTTTTTCTACAGGCGGCGCAACAAAGGGGAGAGCCTTTGGAACACTTGCTTTTGCACGGGCCACCGGGCATTGGTAAAACTACTTTAGCTCATATTATTGCCAAAGAATTAAATGTTCCTATTAAAATTACCTCAGGGCCAGCGCTTGAGAGGGTAGGGGATTTGGCTGCTGTTCTTTCCAGTTTAGAAGAAGGGGAAATTCTTTTTATTGATGAAATCCATCGTTTACGCCGCCAGATTGAAGAGGTTCTTTACCCTGCCTTAGAAGAAGGAAAAATTGATCTTGTTTTAGGCAAAGGTCCTTCTGCTCAGGTAATGCGTTTAGATCTTAACCCCTTTACTTTAATTGGTGCCACTACCCAATATGCCAGTCTTTCTTCGCCTTTACGGGATAGATTTGGCATTGTTTATCGTTTAGGATTTTATGAACCAAAAGATATTGAAACAATTATTAAGCGCTCTGCCAAGATTTTAAAAATAGGTATAAAAGACAAGGCTGTAAAAATTATTGCCCAGCGTTCCCGGCGCACTCCTCGTATTGCTAACCGTTTATTAAAGAGAATAAGAGATTTTGCCCAAGTGGAAAACAAAAAGGCAATTGATAATGTTTTAGCTCAGAAAGCTCTTGATGCTCTTGAAATCGATGATTTTGGTTTAGATGAGCTTGACAGAAAAATTTTGGAAGTAATTTCTAATAAGTTTGCTGGAGGGCCAGTAGGGATTAATGCTTTAGCTTCTGCAGTAGGGGAAGAAAGAGCTACTTTAGAGGAAGTGTATGAACCCTATTTAATTCAGATTGGATTTTTGAATCGGACACCCAAAGGAAGGGTAGTTACGGAAAGGGGTTTGAGACATTTGCAAAATAGTTCCTTATTTAAACACTTATGA